Proteins co-encoded in one Accipiter gentilis chromosome 5, bAccGen1.1, whole genome shotgun sequence genomic window:
- the AKAP12 gene encoding A-kinase anchor protein 12 isoform X1 gives MGAGSSAEPPAPQDGDGAAAGTPQTSPELPPAEEAAAAAPRPAAEPAKILDAILPVPGVNEDASEHDAPPQDPQQPGAVTAPQELDGQQPEAASPHQEPPGEQAEAAGTNVGQTEHSSVTLKEDTETMETSPSDSSTKDGVDAEKEDAHTVQQLPSLEEDAEDHATEPQSYDLGFKKVFKFVGFRFTVKKEKTGKSEPVQLLTVKKETQVPEGADDQKEVSSEEIVMPEDALSAEDNTKDTMKNEKTEDESPQTPEANESAALATDTASPLRKFFTQGWTGFRKKKSFRKPKEDELQSPTKEGEQDKEGATLTTETSEKEEKSEFEKQDEERNVTAVTIEAHEKEQTEDEKQESEKTVAATGVEASEKEELIRHDEQGQKEDVAAAAESVKEKKAEDDQERKLMEVSEDLGKKEEKNEEGKKESEVTEKTLKTRSGVSVVIDSANGELKTSSEVLPVGEKLGSTEKCEVDDRTEIPSEEKLEAGSLAIEISSEQLKKSEGREEGNKPVPLGKETFDEKTEEAELKMSPTAEDITQGEALERTTEKKASEEHEPKLALGAPGLKSFSNSEHSVDTEDDQQSIKPTDEGLQGKTGIVMTDAIKPDEITMEITPEEAAGKRPPEGITNEAELLSSQEKTKLQGSPLKKLFTGTGLKKLSGKKHKGRRDESKLGEHGEPTQHLSDSADSPEEQKGESSASSPEEMNEIPSLEKSVDGMQVTENEDAAISDVERKRESVTPWASFKKMVTPKKRVRRPSESDKEEETDKTKSVVVSATENAVDENQGELKENGIDQKPEKTMEEPKRKVDTSVSWEAFICVGSSKKRARKSSSSDEETEHKLGQESQKIEESGQSKETATDAILTSSQESDPGQGNSSPEQAGSPSEGEGISTWESFKRLVTPRRRSKTRMEERTEDSVVGSSLEHSTSDGEPGRDESWVPFRKLMPGRRKKKSDGKSEPTHLKQAKEDMAETTEEDSDIPAVVPLSEYEAAEQEKIEAQKAKDAEVMREQTSVEERAEKLEETLRIEQAHEGLVHAVTVTVVEGERAVTSIEERSPSWISAALTECIEQVGEEEEKETEKTFESDVIVEEAVVVAKTVPETRKDVSDDTTASELELTSEAVTALEETAEASCAEETLAVSLAEETTEMVSAVSQLLETPDTTEEVTPVQEVEATEQNLKELDRQTQKVLHEVAERVKSADVAQLVSERTMTATIITTVQGMESEVKGDAKDGNIVGQETVLLEQSLEKGEHKEDGLQPQGSAGTIQGQNGVEESVLHEGSERSEISAAIKESTEGCENVGVLRDESQGQTCEEAVVEDHEEIPDVRKTVEEPSSHDREFHSIKAVTPKEEPFAKQEPSEQEKLPTTELTVDETRDEHKPEVQIAVQDKTEDETSSLGLTAEEPVQLEGEGKTLTVGPECTEAVVTVVPVKPERQHEIPDLEEQACTEGVPSGAPAHREEEEDDAVLLGVKSTEVTVTEVSLQNEVKISALPSEKIGSEGAADAEQSGRDGAGKHITAKDSLPILEPPCREKTTDPPSQSDETEGGKMEDGMLETETHLESDTTVTEASTQIEPDSVSNVASMCPDITENGSAVLADISPEKCETPSSLAEEETVEKEQELVETSNCQDFQKEDNKNEQLMARAKEVVESGKREAVRGDECSTAVQQEVLTVREEGSDSALLQAESSEALKMPVPVAAAAVEDHVMAETVAPADTTAETLQPLATTPEQMASQEVPVTTVDPSGSGTAELGSAEAPESRVPPASMNGVSEEQERPQSAGQPEQNGIPLSDSLSLTHTEFEEDVVQSVTIESQSTKIVLNAIQTAVHKLAETEESVSFESEQRIKSIGKSPSDTNVPELLESMQVDHQLPVKEEEVGSKEQELQQSEIVKNATLTKSAEIHATVEKTKDRLLTSEMLKDGQSQNSLTIVTIPEDVSRESVGLQKSTLELSTSEDSTKDPLDIHPPKLREKEVGQTMEIPDQHTGQQTCRESEEEQHHLPVEDGKTQTWEDDSCKEGTSCDSPQSQNSVAPEALNMC, from the exons GAAgaagcagcggcggcggcgccccggccggcggcggagCCCGCCAAG ATTTTAGATGCAATTTTACCAGTACCTGGCGTTAACGAAGATGCTTCGGAGCATGATGCCCCGCCGCAGGACCCGCAGCAGCCAGGAGCTGTTACAGCACCTCAGGAGCTGGACGGGCAGCAGCCGGAGGCGGCTTCGCCCCACCAAGAACCACCCGGAGAGCAAGCAGAGGCTGCTGGAACAAATG TTGGACAAACAGAACATTCCAGTGTAACTTTGAAGGAAGACACTGAAACTATGGAGACAAGTCCATCTGACTCAAGCACCAAGGATGGTGTAGATGCTGAGAAAGAGGATGCTCATACAGTTCAACAGTTGCCATCTTTGGAAGAAGACGCAGAAGACCATGCAACTGAGCCACAGTCTTATGATCTGGGGTTTAAAAAGGTTTTCAAATTTGTTGGGTTCAGATTCACAGTGAAgaaggaaaagacaggaaaatcgGAACCAGTTCAACTGCTTACtgtaaaaaaggaaacacaagtcCCTGAAGGAGCTGATGATCAAAAAGAAGTCAGCTCAGAAGAAATAGTGATGCCTGAGGATGCACTCTCTGCAGAAGACAACACCAAAGacacaatgaaaaatgaaaaaacagaagatGAATCTCCTCAAACACCAGAAGCAAATGAGTCAGCTGCCTTAGCCACTGATACTGCATCGCCATTAAGAAAATTTTTTACTCAGGGATGGACTGGatttagaaaaaagaagagttttagGAAACCTAAAGAAGATGAACTACAGTCTCCTACGAAAGAAGGGGAGCAAGACAAAGAGGGGGCAACATTAACAACTGAAACCagtgaaaaggaggagaaatcTGAGTTTGAGAAGCAAGATGAAGAGAGGAATGTGACAGCAGTAACTATTGAAGCACATGAGAAGGAGCaaactgaagatgaaaagcaGGAGTCAGAAAAGACTGTGGCAGCCACAGGAGTTGAAGCAAGTGAGAAGGAAGAGCTAATCAGGCATGATGAGCAGGGACAAAAGGAAgatgtagcagcagcagcagaaagtgtgaaggagaaaaaagctGAAGATGATCAAGAAAGGAAACTGATGGAAGTCTCAGAAGATCTtggtaaaaaggaagaaaaaaatgaagaaggaaagaaggaaagtgaGGTGACAGAAAAAACACTAAAAACAaggtcaggggtatctgttgtcatTGATAGTGCGAATGGAGAGTTGAAAACATCCTCAGAAGTCCTACCTGTGGGAGAAAAACTGGGGTCAACGGAGAAGTGTGAAGTAGATGACAGAACTGAAATACCCTCTGAAGAGAAACTTGAAGCAGGATCTTTGGCAATTGAAATTTCTAGTGAACAGCTTAAAAAAtctgaaggaagagaagaaggaaataaacCTGTTCCACTGGGGAAAGAAACATTTGATGAAAAAACGGAGGAAGCAGAATTGAAAATGTCACCCACAGCAGAAGACATCACACAAGGAGAAGCTCTGGAGAGAaccacagagaagaaagcaagcgAAGAACATGAGCCAAAACTGGCTCTGGGTGCTCCTGGATTGAAGTCCTTTTCTAATTCTGAACATTCGGTTGACACAGAGGATGATCAACAGTCAATCAAACCCACTGATGAAGGACTACAGGGAAAAACTGGCATAGTTATGACTGATGCTATCAAACCAGATGAAATAACCATGGAAATAACTCCTGAAGAGGCAGCTGGAAAGAGGCCTCCAGAAGGTATCACAAATGAAGCTGAACTGCTGTCTTCTCAAGAAAAAACTAAACTACAAGGCAGCCCTTTAAAGAAACTCTTTACGGGTACTGGATTGAAAAAACTGTCTGGAAAGAAGCATAAAGGCAGAAGAGACGAATCTAAGTTAGGGGAACACGGTGAACCAACTCAGCATTTATCAGATTCCGCAGATAGCCCAGAGGAACAAAAGGGGGAGAGTTCTGCTTCTTCTCCTGAGGAGATGAATGAAATTCCTTCTTTGGAAAAATCTGTAGATGGAATGCAGGTCACTGAAAATGAAGATGCTGCAATTTCAGACGTGGAGCGAAAAAGAGAAAGTGTGACACCCTGGGCTTCATTTAAAAAGATGGTGACTCCCAAGAAACGTGTCAGAAGACCTTCTGAAAGcgataaagaagaagaaactgataagACAAAGAGTGTTGTAGTATCTGCAACTGAAAATGCTGTTGATGAAAATCAGggagaattaaaagaaaatgggatAGACCAGAAACCAGAGAAGACCATGGAGGAGCCCAAAAGAAAGGTTGACACCTCTGTGTCCTGGGAAGCTTTTATATGTGTAGGTTCCTCAAAGAAGAGAGCCAGGAAATCATCATCGTCTGATGAAGAAACTGAACATAAGCTTGGTCAAGAAAGCCAAAAAATAGAAGAGTCTGGACAGAGCAAAGAAACGGCAACAGATGCAATTCTTACTAGTTCTCAGGAGAGCGATCCAGGACAAGGGAATTCTTCCCCAGAACAAGCTGGAAGCCCATCTGAAGGTGAAGGTATTTCAACATGGGAATCATTTAAAAGGTTAGTCACTCCAAGAAGGAGATCCAAAACGAGAATGGAAGAGAGAACTGAAGACTCTGTTGTGGGATCTAGCCTGGAGCATTCCACATCAGATGGTGAGCCTGGAAGAGACGAATCGTGGGTTCCATTTAGAAAACTGATGCCTGGGCGCAGGAAGAAGAAGTCAGATGGAAAGTCAGAACCAACTCATCTTAAACAAGCAAAAGAAGACATGGCAGAAACAACTGAAGAAGATTCAGATATTCCAGCTGTTGTTCCTTTATCTGAATACGAAGCAGCGGAGCAGGAGAAAATTGAAGCCCAAAAAGCAAAAGATGCTGAAGTGATGAGAGAACAGACCTCAGTGgaagagagagcagaaaaattaGAGGAGACCCTAAGAATTGAACAAGCACATGAAGGGCTGGTACATGCAGTTACTGTTACTGTTGTGGAAGGGGAAAGGGCAGTTACTAGTATTGAAGAAAGGTCACCATCTTGGATATCTGCTGCTCTGACAGAGTGCATTGAGCaggtgggagaagaggaagagaaagaaactgagaaaacgTTTGAATCGGATGTTATTGTGGAAGAAGCAGTGGTAGTTGCTAAGACAGTGCCAGAGACGAGAAAGGATGTAAGTGATGACACCACGGCAAGTGAGCTAGAGCTAACCTCAGAAGCAGTGACGGCTCTGGAGGAGACAGCAGAAGCTTCCTGCGCTGAAGAAACATTGGCAGTGTCCCTTGCTGAGGAGACAACTGAGATGGTTTCTGCTGTTTCACAGTTGTTAGAAACCCCAGATACTACAGAGGAAGTTACACCTGTACAAGAAGTGGAGGCCACTGAACAAAATTTGAAAGAATTAGACAGACAGACACAAAAAGTTCTTCATGAAGTTGCTGAAAGAGTAAAGTCAGCAGATGTAGCGCAGCTGGTTAGTGAAAGAACCATGACAGCAACTATAATTACGACAGTGCAAGGAATGGAGTCAGAAGTGAAAGGTGATGCTAAAGATGGGAACATCGTAGGCCAGGAAACTGTTCTGCTTGAACAGTCCTTGGAAAAAGGAGAACACAAGGAGGATGGCCTCCAGCCCCAGGGAAGTGCAGGGACCATTCAAGGCCAAAATGGAGTTGAAGAGAGTGTTCTACACGAAGGTTCAGAGAGAAGTGAAATATCTGCTGCaataaaagaaagcacagaaggaTGTGAAAATGTGGGTGTATTGAGAGATGAAAGCCAGGGGCAGACATGTGAAGAAGCAGTTGTAGAAGACCATGAAGAAATACCTGATGTGCGGAAGACAGTAGAGGAACCTTCATCACACGACAGAGAGTTTCACAGCATCAAAGCAGTGACCCCCAAGGAAGAGCCGTTTGCAAAGCAGGAGCCTTCAGAACAAGAGAAACTGCCCACAACAGAGTTGACAGTAGATGAGACAAGAGATGAACATAAACCAGAAGTACAGATTGCA GTGCAGGACAAGACAGAGGATGAAACTTCGTCCTTGGGCCTTACAGCTGAAGAGCCTGTGCAGCTTGAAGGAGAGGGCAAAACCCTTACTGTGGGACCAGAGTGCACAGAAGCAGTTGTCACTGTGGTCCCTGTTAAACCTGAAAGACAACATGAAATTCCTGACTTAGAAGAGCAAGCTTGTACTGAAGGAGTTCCTAGCGGGGCACCTGCccacagagaggaagaggaagatgatgctGTGCTCCTTGGAGTAAAAAGCACAGAAGTCACTGTTACTGAGGTTTCGCTACAGAATGAGGTTAAAATCTCTGCCCTTCCGTCAGAAAAAATTGGCTCAGAAGGAGCAGCAGATGCTGAGCAGagtgggagggatggggctggcaaGCACATTACAGCAAAAGATTCTCTGCCCATCCTAGAGCCACCATGCAGAGAAAAAACAACTGACCCCCCCTCTCAGAGTGATGAAACTGAAGGTGGCAAAATGGAAGATGGTATGCTTGAAACTGAAACACACTTAGAGAGTGATACCACTGTCACTGAGGCTTCCACACAGATTGAACCAGACAGCGTATCTAATGTAGCATCAATGTGCCCAGATATCACTGAAAATGGAAGCGCTGTCCTCGCTGACATAAGCCCCGAGAAATGTGAAACACCAAGCAGCTTAGCTGAAGAAGAGACTGTGGAGAAAGAACAAGAACTTGTAGAAACCTCAAACTGTCAAGACTTTCAGAAAGAAGATAACAAAAATGAGCAATTGATGGCAAGGGCCAAAGAAGTAGTTGAATCTGGAAAACGGGAAGCTGTGAGAGGTGATGAATGTTCAACTGCTGTCCAGCAAGAAGTTTTAACTGTGCGAGAGGAAGGCTCTGACTCAGCCCTCCTACAAGCTGAAAGCTCGGAGGCTCTGAAAATGCCTGTGCCTGTAGCAGCTGCAGCAGTTGAAGACCATGTAATGGCAGAAACCGTAGCACCTGCAGACACGACAGCCGAAACTTTACAGCCCTTGGCAACCACACCAGAGCAAATGGCTTCTCAAGAGGTTCCAGTTACTACTGTTGACCCTTCAGGCAGTGGGACTGCAGAGCTTGGTAGTGCAGAAGCACCTGAGTCTCGGGTACCTCCTGCTTCCATGAATGGAGTATCAGAGGAACAAGAGAGGCCCCAGAGTGCAGGGCAGCCTGAACAAAATGGTATTCCTCTAAGTGACAGTCTGTCTCTCACCCACACGGAATTTGAGGAGGATGTTGTTCAGTCTGTGACTATAGAGTCCCAGAGTACAAAAATTGTATTGAATGCTATCCAGACGGCTGTTCACAAActtgcagaaacagaagaatcaGTTTCCTTTGAGTCAGAGCAGCGCATTAAGTCCATAGGGAAAAGCCCGTCAGATACAAATGTACCAGAACTTCTGGAAAGTATGCAGGTGGATCATCAACTTCCAGTAAAAGAGGAAGAGGTAGGGAGTAAAGAACAAGAGCTTCAGCAATCAGAAATAGTGAAAAATGCTACCTTAACAAAGTCTGCAGAAATTCATGCAACTGTAGAAAAAACAAAAGATAGGCTGTTAACTTCTGAGATGCTGAAAGATGGACAAAGTCAGAATTCTTTAACAATTGTGACTATCCCTGAAGATGTTTCAAGGGAAAGTGTGGGACTTCAGAAATCAACACTAGAACTAAGTACTTCAGAAGATTCAACCAAAGACCCCCTAGACATACACCCACCAAAATTAAGGGAAAAAGAGGTTGGGCAGACTATGGAAATCCCAGACCAGCATACAGGTCAGCAAACATGCAGAGAAAGTGAGGAAGAACAACATCACCTGCCAGTGGAAGATGGGAAAACACAGACATGGGAGGATGACAGttgcaaagaaggaacatcttGTGATAGTCCACAAAGTCAGAACTCAGTGGCTCCTGAGGCCTTGAAT ATGTGCTAA